The Styela clava chromosome 2, kaStyClav1.hap1.2, whole genome shotgun sequence genome contains a region encoding:
- the LOC120336364 gene encoding uncharacterized protein LOC120336364 isoform X1 encodes MATTITTTQAIPNTQVIQVPAVVPPPVDHPAKKFAKVFTGLGIALLSVGVLSIILGGVALSPQYYGYVGSGIWCGGWYVASGALAISTGYGAHSCNVIAGMVVSILTAIVSFCVGISEAALAGYCGWGCLSSSQGIHATIAALAFIACILAIIHSSFCCCGSCGQNNYQGRVMATTTVMTIPTVQVPMAQPYGQPTVVSQQYYPQMQQPMVQSQAAQNYPQVQSPGYQQGQQQQAQSSYAPPPYTQGSPNQKQPL; translated from the exons ATGGCAACAACTATCACAACAACTCAGGCAATACCAAACACTCAAGTGATTCAGGTACCAGCGGTTGTGCCTCCTCCAGTCGACCACCCTGCTAAAAAATTCGCGAAAGTTTTTACTGGACTCGGG ATTGCACTGTTATCTGTTGGGGTATTGAGTATAATTTTAGGAGGTGTTGCGCTGAGTCCACAATACTATGGATACGTTGGATCCGGAATTTGGTGTGGAGGATGG TATGTGGCTTCGGGAGCATTGGCAATATCCACAGGTTATGGAGCACACTCTTGCAAC GTAATTGCTGGAATGGTTGTTTCAATATTAACTGCAATCGTGTCGTTCTGCGTAGGAATTTCGGAAGCTGCGTTGGCAGGATATTGCGGTTGGGGGTGTTTG AGCTCTTCTCAAGGAATCCACGCTACAATTGCAGCTCTAGCATTCATCGCCTGCATATTAGCTATTATTCATTCCTCCTTCTGTTGTTGCGGATCATGCGGGCAGAATAATTACCAG GGAAGAGTTATGGCAACTACTACAGTGATGACCATACCCACCGTTCAAGTTCCCATGGCACAACCTTACG GCCAACCAACTGTAGTCTCTCAGCAGTATTATCCACAGATGCAACAACCTATGGTGCAATCTCAGGCAGCCCAAAACTACCCGCAAGTACAA TCTCCAGGATACCAACAAGGCCAGCAGCAACAAGCTCAG TCGTCATATGCTCCTCCGCCGTATACACAAGGAAGTCCAAATCAG AAACAACCTTTGTGA
- the LOC120336364 gene encoding uncharacterized protein LOC120336364 isoform X2, with translation MATTITTTQAIPNTQVIQVPAVVPPPVDHPAKKFAKVFTGLGIALLSVGVLSIILGGVALSPQYYGYVGSGIWCGGWYVASGALAISTGYGAHSCNVIAGMVVSILTAIVSFCVGISEAALAGYCGWGCLSSSQGIHATIAALAFIACILAIIHSSFCCCGSCGQNNYQGRVMATTTVMTIPTVQVPMAQPYGQPTVVSQQYYPQMQQPMVQSQAAQNYPQVQSSYAPPPYTQGSPNQKQPL, from the exons ATGGCAACAACTATCACAACAACTCAGGCAATACCAAACACTCAAGTGATTCAGGTACCAGCGGTTGTGCCTCCTCCAGTCGACCACCCTGCTAAAAAATTCGCGAAAGTTTTTACTGGACTCGGG ATTGCACTGTTATCTGTTGGGGTATTGAGTATAATTTTAGGAGGTGTTGCGCTGAGTCCACAATACTATGGATACGTTGGATCCGGAATTTGGTGTGGAGGATGG TATGTGGCTTCGGGAGCATTGGCAATATCCACAGGTTATGGAGCACACTCTTGCAAC GTAATTGCTGGAATGGTTGTTTCAATATTAACTGCAATCGTGTCGTTCTGCGTAGGAATTTCGGAAGCTGCGTTGGCAGGATATTGCGGTTGGGGGTGTTTG AGCTCTTCTCAAGGAATCCACGCTACAATTGCAGCTCTAGCATTCATCGCCTGCATATTAGCTATTATTCATTCCTCCTTCTGTTGTTGCGGATCATGCGGGCAGAATAATTACCAG GGAAGAGTTATGGCAACTACTACAGTGATGACCATACCCACCGTTCAAGTTCCCATGGCACAACCTTACG GCCAACCAACTGTAGTCTCTCAGCAGTATTATCCACAGATGCAACAACCTATGGTGCAATCTCAGGCAGCCCAAAACTACCCGCAAGTACAA TCGTCATATGCTCCTCCGCCGTATACACAAGGAAGTCCAAATCAG AAACAACCTTTGTGA